From Chthoniobacterales bacterium:
CGATCGCGACAGCCACGTCGTCATCCGCGACAGCGCGATGCGTTACCTGCGTCCGGTGCGCGGCGATCTGCGGGCGAGGTGCCATCGACCAGGCGAGGACGTGCTTGCGGAGTTCCGCGGCACGTATTTTCGGACCGGGCGCGCGCGTCTGGGCCTGCGGGTGACGATCGACGACGGCGGGGAATTGGCCGCCGATTTTCACGGCACCTACGTGGCGCTCCGGATGTGACATTTTCGTCACGTTTGGAGT
This genomic window contains:
- a CDS encoding YiiD C-terminal domain-containing protein; protein product: MDATSPLLEIERFLHEKIPLTRTMGVRVVAAGEGGFEVAAPLAVNHNHLGTGFGGSLSALATLAGYGLVWRELGDRDSHVVIRDSAMRYLRPVRGDLRARCHRPGEDVLAEFRGTYFRTGRARLGLRVTIDDGGELAADFHGTYVALRM